Proteins found in one Zea mays cultivar B73 chromosome 1, Zm-B73-REFERENCE-NAM-5.0, whole genome shotgun sequence genomic segment:
- the LOC100286084 gene encoding fibroin heavy chain precursor yields the protein MATSTKLVALGFAVLLSIGFSDAARVVRLGSHASAGGGGGGGGGGSGSTGGGFGGGSGGGGGYGIGKGGGDWWNNFVSSIAGGGGGGQGGGGGTNGGSGSGGGSGYGSGSSSTAASGPSSGNYADAEGKGAGGGMGGGANGAYGSGAGGGVGKGEGVSGVALAPSSNGYYNGGAADATGGGSGAGGGHGGGAAGAPSYGTGGGLGGGKGEAGSDGSWGSGYAQGIGAGTGGGGGGGSQGGSGGGGGSGSGSGSGGIH from the coding sequence ATGGCTACCAGCACCAAGCTCGTGGCCCTTGGCTTTGCCGTCCTCCTGAGCATCGGCTTCTCCGATGCAGCGAGGGTAGTTAGGCTTGGTAGCCATGCGTCTGCgggaggtggaggtggcggcgGGGGAGGCGGCTCCGGGTCGACTGGGGGTGGCTTTGGCGGTGGGTCGGGCGGTGGCGGTGGTTACGGCATAGGTAAGGGTGGCGGGGACTGGTGGAACAATTTCGTCTCTAGTATAGCAGGTGGtggaggaggaggacaaggcggaGGCGGTGGCACCAATGGTGGGTCCGGGTCCGGCGGTGGGTCCGGTTATGGTTCTGGCAGCAGCTCGACTGCAGCCTCTGGCCCCAGCAGTGGCAACTACGCCGACGCTGAGGGCAAGGGCGCCGGTGGAGGCATGGGCGGTGGTGCCAATGGTGCATATGGTTCTGGTGCTGGTGGAGGCGTTGGCAAGGGCGAGGGTGTGAGTGGTGTGGCACTCGCACCATCGTCCAACGGCTACTACAATGGCGGTGCCGCCGATGCTACCGGTGGCGGTTCCGGCGCCGGcggtggacatggtggtggcgcaGCCGGAGCTCCAAGCTATGGAACCGGAGGCGGCCTCGGCGGAGGCAAGGGTGAGGCCGGCAGCGATGGATCGTGGGGGTCAGGTTATGCTCAGGGAATCGGTGCTGGCacaggcggcggtggcggcggcggatCCCAAGGCGGctctggtggcggtggaggctctgGGTCCGGATCcggcagcggtggaatccactga